In Anseongella ginsenosidimutans, one genomic interval encodes:
- a CDS encoding MFS transporter, giving the protein MSADPIHAPGRSVYRAVVSALFFLSGLCFSSWASRIPTIQQKMGLSEAGLGGVLLALPAGLMLSLPVSGWLVARAGSRAIVIASALVYSLLLIGIGLAETHLTLIICLFAFGFANNMLNISMNTQAVGVEAMYRRTVMASFHGLWSVAGFAGAAIGSVMIGNNISPFYHFTFIMAACWLIVALCFRYTVKEDSGKGEKRPLFVLPDKSLIYLGIIAFCSMICEGTMFDWSGVYFKKVVLAEKALIGAGYMAFMFTMAGSRFVADWFSTRFGFTRILQASGLFTCTGLLLAIIFPSPAPAIAGFFLVGIGVSSVVPLVYSEAGKSTTTTPGVALAAVSTIGYLGFLLGPPLIGFIAELSSLRISFLLIALMGLTIALMGRARSGHKSS; this is encoded by the coding sequence ATGAGTGCTGACCCCATCCATGCCCCGGGCAGGAGCGTTTACCGCGCCGTAGTAAGCGCGCTCTTTTTTCTTTCCGGCTTATGCTTTTCCAGCTGGGCTTCACGCATTCCTACTATTCAGCAAAAAATGGGATTGAGCGAAGCGGGCCTGGGTGGTGTACTCCTTGCCCTGCCTGCAGGGCTTATGCTGTCTCTTCCGGTTTCCGGCTGGCTGGTTGCCCGCGCCGGCAGCCGGGCCATCGTTATTGCTTCGGCGCTTGTATACAGCCTTCTGCTCATAGGAATTGGCCTGGCAGAGACCCATTTAACACTTATTATTTGCTTGTTCGCATTTGGCTTTGCCAACAACATGCTAAATATTTCAATGAACACGCAGGCTGTCGGGGTAGAAGCCATGTACCGCCGCACCGTGATGGCGTCTTTTCACGGCTTATGGAGTGTCGCGGGATTCGCCGGAGCGGCAATCGGATCGGTAATGATCGGGAATAATATATCTCCTTTTTACCATTTTACGTTCATTATGGCGGCCTGCTGGCTGATCGTTGCGCTATGCTTCCGTTATACCGTAAAGGAGGATTCCGGAAAAGGGGAAAAGCGGCCTCTTTTCGTATTGCCCGACAAATCCCTGATCTACCTGGGTATCATCGCCTTTTGTTCCATGATCTGTGAGGGCACCATGTTTGACTGGAGCGGGGTGTACTTTAAAAAAGTAGTCCTTGCAGAAAAAGCGCTGATAGGGGCCGGGTACATGGCTTTTATGTTCACAATGGCCGGATCCCGATTCGTTGCCGATTGGTTTTCCACTCGTTTTGGGTTTACCCGCATTCTCCAGGCAAGCGGGCTGTTTACCTGTACCGGGCTTTTACTGGCCATAATTTTCCCTTCCCCGGCCCCCGCCATTGCGGGATTCTTCCTGGTGGGGATCGGAGTATCCTCCGTAGTGCCTCTCGTTTATAGCGAAGCCGGAAAATCAACGACCACCACTCCGGGGGTGGCGCTGGCGGCAGTTTCCACGATCGGTTACCTGGGATTTTTACTTGGCCCGCCCCTGATCGGTTTTATAGCCGAACTTAGCAGCCTTCGCATTTCCTTTCTGCTGATTGCCTTAATGGGCCTTACCATTGCGCTGATGGGTAGAGCGAGAAGTGGTCATAAAAGTAGTTAG
- a CDS encoding class I SAM-dependent methyltransferase: protein MKQRKLKNYLEIGVFNGHVFFRIQSSFKVAVDPEPNFTVYRKIGKTVFNPSNFFNQYFQKTSDAFFIEDACSLYKNRQIEIALIDGMHEYSYALRDIENTLDHLSDDGIIIVHDCNPRNREHACSFKEYKDRNFTGIWNGDVWKAIVHLRAHRDDINVFVLDCDHGLGIIQKGKPRHHKPKFNGPDIASFTFEDLDSNREEWLGLKPANYFYDHFSLYPSAQW, encoded by the coding sequence ATGAAACAAAGGAAGCTCAAAAACTATCTCGAAATCGGGGTATTTAACGGGCACGTGTTTTTCCGGATTCAAAGCAGCTTTAAGGTTGCTGTTGACCCGGAGCCCAATTTTACTGTTTACCGGAAAATCGGGAAAACCGTTTTTAACCCCAGCAATTTTTTCAACCAGTATTTTCAGAAGACCAGCGATGCGTTTTTCATAGAAGATGCCTGCTCCCTGTACAAAAACCGGCAAATCGAGATTGCATTGATAGATGGCATGCACGAATATTCCTACGCATTGCGCGATATTGAAAACACCCTCGACCACCTGTCAGATGACGGGATCATTATTGTACATGATTGCAATCCGCGGAATCGCGAACACGCTTGTTCCTTTAAGGAATACAAAGACAGGAACTTCACCGGGATATGGAACGGGGATGTCTGGAAAGCCATCGTACACCTCCGCGCTCATCGTGATGATATTAACGTGTTTGTGCTGGACTGTGATCACGGGCTTGGCATTATCCAAAAGGGCAAGCCCCGGCACCATAAACCGAAATTCAACGGGCCGGATATTGCGTCTTTTACTTTTGAAGACCTGGACAGCAACAGGGAGGAATGGCTGGGGCTGAAGCCGGCTAACTACTTTTATGACCACTTCTCGCTCTACCCATCAGCGCAATGGTAA